The nucleotide window GTCGAACAGCCAGCCGAGCGACGCCACCAGGAAGACGAACCACTGATAGGAAGACAACTCGCGCCACCAGGGGGCGCCGTCCGTGAGCGGAGTGGAGGAGGGCGTAACATCAGGCGAGGCATGCATAGGGCTGGCTCCGAGCGAAGCGGACGGGCGAATCAGAACCGACCCGCGAGCGCGACGGGACGGCGAAGGCGGAAGCGGGTCGGACGAGCTTCGTCGCGGAACCCGAAACACGATCAAACCATGAAGGAACGCCGAGGGCAACCGGTCGGCGTCTCCTGGGCGAAAGCCCCCTCGCACGACGCCATGACCACCGCTAAGATCGTTCGGCATGAAACGGATGATCGGAACGGCGCTAGGCGTCTCGGCGCTCCTCGTCGCGGGATTGCTCGCGGGTATCAAGACCGGCCGCCTCCCGCTGGGCGTTGCGGGCGAATGGGAGTGGTCTCGGATCACCGTCGCGCTCTCGCCGCTCTGGTTGCTGGTCTCAGCGGTCGGGGTGGCGGCATACGGCGGCTACGCCGCACTGGGATTCCGCGCGCTGGGCGTTCCCTCGCGTCGAGGTTGGCGTGAGACGGGCTGGGTGACCGGACTGACGGCGTCCGCGGTGCTGCTTCAGGTTCTCATTGCGACCGGAGCCCCGGAAGGGTACGACCTCACGCGCTGGGGGTTCGTCCACTGCACCAAGGGAGCGACGGGCTATTACGATATCGCCCGAGAACAGGCCGCGTCCGACCCCTGGAAGTTTCTGGCCGACTATCCGACCTGGATCGAATCGCAGGACGTCTTTCACATCGGCACCCATCCGCCTGGGTTGATCGCGACCCATGCTCTGCTTCTGAACCTGATGGGTCGCCACCCATCGGCGGCCGATTTCCTGTTGGCGACGGCTCCCCCGTCGGTCATCGCGGGATTTCAACAGGCAGCGATCGCCAGCGAACGGACCATCCCGCGCGCCGATCGCGCCGAGATGTATCTGATCAGCCTTTTGACGCTGCTGGCCGCGGCGGGGGCGGTCGCACCGCTTTATTTGATGGCTCGCGAGTCGCTGCCGCCTCAGCTCGCGTGGGCCTCGGCGGCTTTCTGGCCTCTCGCTCCTGCGTTGAACCTCTTTCAGCCGGGAGCCGATGCAGCCTACCCGTTCTTCTCGGCGGGTGCCCTGGCCGCGGCCGCATGGGCGGTGCGGATCAACGGGGCTCCAGGATTTCTGGGCTGGCTATCGATTCTCCTGGGGGTTGTCTCAGGTGCGGTGATGGCCTTCGGGATGATGTATACGCTCGCTTTTCTGCCCGTCGGGTTGATCGTCGCACTTGTCGTTCTGTCGAGACTCTCGACGCTCTGGCGACGGCGATTCGCGACGATCGCCTGGATCGGGGTCGGGTTTTTGACTTTCGTCGGGCTCGCATGGCTCATCACGAGCGCCGACCCAATCGTCGTGTGGCGCTGGAATCTCCACCACCACGCGCGGTTTTACGATTCCTACCCGAGGTCGTATCTCCCCTGGCTGCTCATCAATCCAGTCGAGCTGGCAATCGCTGCGGGGATTCCGACGGCCCTGTGGTGCTTGACGGGCGCCCTGGCCGATCACCGCTACGTCCCCCGCGCCGCCTGGTCGGCGATCGCCGTGGTGACGCTCGCCAATCTGACGGGGCGAAATATGGGGGAGGTGGCCCGGCTGTGGATGATCTTCCTGCCCCCGCTTCTCACGGCGGCCGGCCTGGGCTTGACCCGGCTGGGAGGGGGCTCACGGACCGTCTTCGCGACGATCCTCCTGCTTGGGATTCAGACGCTGGGCCTTCAGTGCCTGATCCAGGTCGTCTACCCGTTCTGACCGCGCCGAGGGTCAGAGGAAGACGCTGGTGACGCGGACCCCCAACTCATCGCCGATCAGAACGAGATCGCCTCGGGCGACGATCCGACCGTTCGAGGAGATCTCCACAGGTTCGCGGCTGTGGCGGTTCAGTTCCAGAACCTCGCCAGCTTTGAGGTCGGCGAGACGACTCAGAGGAACCGTCAGACGTCCCAGTTCAATCGTTAGCGTCACGGGGGCGTCGAGCGGATCGACGACGGGGACGGCAGCGCGAGGGGGCTCGACGCTCATCTCGACGTCTCCAGGTGGGGAGGGGATGTGTTCCAGCGATCCGACGACTCGGACGCGGCGGCCCGAGGTCGCGGGCTCGATCCGAACGGCGATGCGATAATTGGCCCCGACGCCTGCCGTCGTGAGCCAGAGATCTCCCTCGGGGGCCTCGGGAGTACCCGTCAACGGCGAGCCGGAAAGCGGTAGCACGCCCCCGACACGAAGACTGGCCAGACCTCGAGACATCAAGGACGAACCGGCGACGGCCCGCCATTCCGACGCTGTTTCTACCACGGCTGGAGTGATCGGACGCCGGGGTTTCGGCGCGGGTTCTGAATCGATCCAGTAGGATGACAGCGAGGACGGCAGCCAGAGCCTGACTGTACCAGCCACGCCTCCCACGTTCACGGCCCAGCGGATCGTGGTGATCTCGCCGAGCCCCTCGATCTCGAAGGCGCTTGGGCCGACGCGGTCGATCGAAACGTCGAAAGCGTCTTCCTCGGGGCGGCCGCCGAGATGGAAAGGGCTGGCGCCCGCAGCGGCGATCTCCTCGACCGACCGAACGACGAGATACGTCCAGACGCCCCACTCAACGGGAGTTGTCTGGAGTCGTGCTTCCTCGAACGGTCTGTCGAACCCCAGCAGGCGGTCGACGACCGCATGGACGATCGGCACTTCAACCCCGATCGCCAGTCTCGTGCGGAGCCTGGGCCATCGAAGTTGAGCCACAAGGCCAGGCCTTGCCAGTCCTGATCCACGGAATTCGACCTCTGGTCGATCGAAGGTCACGTTGAGACCGTCGTGGTCCAACCAGGCGAAGGCTGCCTGAACCGCTGAACTCTCCAACCAGGCCCCCGCGCGACGTTCCAGTTCCAGGCCTTTTCGCGAGAGGCGAGGAAGGCCCTCCCACACATCGACTGGCGGGGGAGAGTCAACGCTCATCCTCGCCTCCGTTCGCTCGCGAGGGACGTCGAGTTCTGATGCGGCCTTCAGCGGAGAGTCTGTCCCAGGCCGTTTTGAGGATGAGGGTTTCCAGGCGGACGACGGCCGGCGACCGTCGGGACGACGGAGACACGATTCCACGGGCCTGGCGGACGATGGGGTAAGGCAGCCGTTGGAGGGCCCATCGCATGACGAAGGGGTCGCATTCCGGCAGCAGTCGGAAGGCCGTCGCGAGACCTAGAAGGCCCTCGGTGCGGAAACGGGAGAGCCGCAGGGCAAGCGCTGATTCAACGTCCCGCGCAGCCCAGGCCCGGGTTTCCGAAGTAGACTCGCCCAACCGCTCGCGGATCCAGGCGGGACCTCCCACGCCTGCGAGGGATTTCTTGACCATCCCAACGGTTCGCCAGAGCCTGTAAGACTCGCGTGGAGACGTCCGCGTTAGCGCGGCCACGACGGGAGGGTGGTCGTCCCGGTCGGACCCGCCGACGAGGCGCTCGGTCCAAAGGGAGAGGACCCAGCGGAGGATTTCGGGGTGCGGATCTATCTCGGGCGTTCGCACATCCGAGGCTCGCAAGAGCTTCGCGACGGCCTCCGGGCCATGAGCGGCGACGACCGACCGAACGGCTGGCGACTCGTCCTGAAGCGCACGAATGAGCCAACTCGGGTGGATCGAGTGCACGTCGATCCGCGCTTCTTCGTGGTGCCGACGTCTCAGGCGGCTCATCGCCTGGGGATCTCTGAACGATCGGGCGACGTCCTCAGGGATCGTCACGCCCATCGTTT belongs to Paludisphaera rhizosphaerae and includes:
- a CDS encoding FliM/FliN family flagellar motor switch protein; amino-acid sequence: MSVDSPPPVDVWEGLPRLSRKGLELERRAGAWLESSAVQAAFAWLDHDGLNVTFDRPEVEFRGSGLARPGLVAQLRWPRLRTRLAIGVEVPIVHAVVDRLLGFDRPFEEARLQTTPVEWGVWTYLVVRSVEEIAAAGASPFHLGGRPEEDAFDVSIDRVGPSAFEIEGLGEITTIRWAVNVGGVAGTVRLWLPSSLSSYWIDSEPAPKPRRPITPAVVETASEWRAVAGSSLMSRGLASLRVGGVLPLSGSPLTGTPEAPEGDLWLTTAGVGANYRIAVRIEPATSGRRVRVVGSLEHIPSPPGDVEMSVEPPRAAVPVVDPLDAPVTLTIELGRLTVPLSRLADLKAGEVLELNRHSREPVEISSNGRIVARGDLVLIGDELGVRVTSVFL